A window of Rhododendron vialii isolate Sample 1 chromosome 11a, ASM3025357v1 contains these coding sequences:
- the LOC131306823 gene encoding uncharacterized protein LOC131306823 — MTFAEFETLFLDKYFPTPLRLAKEQEFLNLKQVTMTVTQYAAKFEELSHCALNSIPNEDKKARRFEWGLTTARKAVVVQAFTTYAEVNNQPWRTGIPKNGKPKRGGRDIATVQCFNCQAMGHYKCDYPQLQREMNENFGNQKAQQPGSAGFVRQNLGEPSQQQNDTCVQALFDFRASHSFIPTACVTALALEIEPLSTRRKVTPPLGKNITISLVCRGCELEVVDLRLTCDLRVIDMADFNVILGMDWLSAH; from the exons atgacatttgccgagttcGAAACTCTGTTTCTTGACAAATATTTTCCCACACCTCTTCGCttagccaaggaacaagagttcctgaaCCTAAAACAAGTAACAATGACCGTTACCCAGTATGCAGCCAAATTTGAGGAACTATCCCATTGTGCCCTAAACTCCATCCCGAACGAGGACAAGAAGGCTAGGAGATTCGAGTGGGGACTAACAACTGCTCGAAAGGCTGTGGTGGTTCAAGCTTTTACCACCTATGCCGAAGTC AACAACCAACCATGGAGGACTGGTATCCCCAAAAATGGCAAACCAAAGAGAGGTGGTCGAGACATAGCGACAGTTCAgtgcttcaactgccaggctatGGGTCACTATAAGTGCGACTACCCCCAACTTCAAAGAGAAATGAATGAGAACTTTGGAAATCAGAAAGCTCAACAACCTGGATCGGCTGGTTTTGTGAGACAAAATCTTGGAGAACCATCGCAGCAGCAGAACGa TACCTGCGTACAAGCCTTGTTTGACTTTAGAGCATCACATTCATTTATACCTACTGCCTGTGTAACTGCACTAGCACTAGAAatagaacccctaagtacgagaAGGAAAGTAACACCACCGTTGGGGAAGAATATAACTattagtctagtgtgtagagggtgcgaactAGAAGTAGTCGACCTGCGCCTAACCTGTGACcttagagtgatcgacatggcggATTTCAACGTAATCcttggaatggactggctatcagctcactga
- the LOC131306824 gene encoding uncharacterized protein LOC131306824, producing the protein MGLPLPRKFKMSQLETFNGSTDPLDHLETYKSLMHLQAVPDEVMCRAFPVTLKGSARSWFNKLQPGSIRSFKELSKTFVIYFIAGQRYGKPATHLLTVKQGRWESLRDYTTRFNKEVVQQVDDNDSFLYLVSKEPPKTLAELMLRAQKHMNAEEAIYARRSWVGFDPQAGPSQIGEFPLPDKKRRKVTSKTGGEPRNKKDDPDLKWPGKLRSDPNKRAKDKYCRFHKDHGHNTDDYIDLKQQIEDHIQQGRLQRFVTKSYQKLFRREDTSKEGGNGATPWSGPIGEIKVIHGGFAGGEESSNTRKAHLRKLRIEEHLEVNTVGCPSKFQKKEEVPIIFLEEDTNGIQMPHDDPMVITIVVVNYLMRRVLINSGSLANILYLHAYDQLKVGRERLRPMTSPLVGFAGTPIYPTGQIALPVTMGKKGARLHA; encoded by the exons ATGGGACTACCACTCCCAAGAAAATTCAAGATGTCACAATTAGAGACATTCAATGGCTCTACAGACCCATTAGATCATTTGGAAACATACAAATCTCTAATGCATCTTCAAGCAGTACCAGATGAAGTTATGTGCCGGGCATTCCCAGTTACCCTAAAAGGAAGTGCCCGGTCATGGTTCAATAAGCTCCAGCCAGGAAGCATACGTAGCTTTAAAGAACTCAGCAAGACCTTTGTAATCTACTTCATAGCTGGACAACGCTATGGCAAACCAGCAACTCACCTCCTGACGGTGAAGCAAGGAAGATGGGAGTCATTGAGGGACTACACCACAAGGTTTAACAAGGAGGTGGTTCAGCAAGTTGATGACAAT GACAGTTTTCTATACCTCGTGTCTAAAGAACCACCCAAGACCTTGGCAGAGCTTATGCTCAGAGCTCAAAAACACATGAATGCAGAAGAAGCTATCTATGCAAGACGCTCATGGGTTGGTTTTGATCCCCAAGCAGGGCCATCCCAAATTGGCGAATTTCCTTTACCAGACAAAAAAAGGCGAAAAGTCACTAGCAAAACAGGAGGCGAACCAAGAAACAAGAAG GATGACCCGGACCTCAAGTGGCCCGGGAAATTAAGGTCAGATCCTAATAAAAGGGCTAAGGATAAGTACTGCAGGTTCCACAAGGATCACGGTCACAATACAGATGACTATATTGACCTAAAGCAGCAAATTGAAGACCACATTCAACAAGGTAGACTTCAACGTTTTGTAACAAAAAGTTATCAGAAACTATTTAGAAGAGAAGACACAAGTAAAGAGGGTGGAAATGGTGCAACACCCTGGTCAGGTCCCATTGGTGAAATCAAGGTGATTCATGGAGGATTTGCCGGAGGAGAAGAATCTAGCAACACTAGGAAAGCTCATCTGAGAAAGTTAAGAATTGAGGAACACCTGGAAGTCAACACAGTTGGTTGTCCAAGcaaatttcagaaaaaggaGGAAGTacccataatttttttagaggAAGATACCAACGGAATCCAAATGCCACATGATGACCCCATGGTCATCACCATTGTTGTAGTAAACTACCTCATGAGAAGGGTATTGATTAATAGTGGGAGCTTAGCCAATATCCTCTACCTCCATGCATATGACCAACTAAAGGTTGGACGGGAAAGGCTAAGGCCTATGACATCACCACTAGTTGGATTTGCAGGCACGCCAATTTACCCAACAGGGCAAATAGCCCTGCCAGTTACCATGGGGAAGAAGGGAGCCAGATTACATGCATGA